The genomic segment TATAGTCTTTGAAAAAAGACTTGTGATAAGCAGATACAGATTATACATTAATCAAAATTGATAACAAAAGTATTAACCTTTAAAAGAACTGCTGCTTGTTATGATAAAAATTACTAAAATTGATATTGTTCGTTTTTTTTTAAATATATTTAAAATTCAGCAAAATGCTTCCACCCTGCCTTCTAAATATGAATGCCTTTCTTCCATGGATGAAGAAGGTGATCTTATCTATGAGCTGCAGATTCACCGCCAGGGACAGCAGATATCCAGACGGATTACCATTGGCCCCCTTGGAGAAGACAGCGGCAGTAAAAGCAAGTGCTTTAAAGTAATATATGATGAAATCCTGGTTGTAAAAATCCCTCCTGTGCCTGTGATGAATTTTAATACATATATTCAAAGCATTGATTCAGAAAAAAAAATTACTGATATTTTATCTCCATATATTGAATGTGTTATCCCCAGCGTTTCTGCAATTCTAAAAAAAATCAAACCTTTTTCCGAGGATTCAATGCTTGATCCCGGGGTTCTTGAAAGCAGGTGTATTGAAAAGCTGAAAACATTCGGTAATTTTCAAAACTATCTTAAAATCAAGGATTGTTATGCTTTTTTCATGAATCTTTCCACATATTCTTTTTTAGGCCAGGTTATAAAAGATATGCACTTTATGAAAGACAGGATGTATAAAGAGGTTTTGTCCCAGGTAGAAATGCTTGAACATCCAGGACTTTTTGAGGACATTTATGGAACAGATAATGCTCTTTTATTTTACAGGATCAGTGAAATCTATATAAAATTTGAAGACGAGCTTAATCTTTTATTAAAAAAATATATGCTTTCTTCAACCCCATCCTATAATAAAAAAGAATGGTTTCTAACCCATCTTGCAGGGCAGGAAATAACAGCAAAACAAGATCATCTATCAGAATTTACAGATAAGCTGAATGAACTTCTTAAAAAAATAATTATAAAAAATATTGATATAGTTCAGTCTTACAGGAAAACAATTAAACTGCATATTTATAATACAAAATTTAAACAAATCAAATCATGGATTGAAGGCTTGATTACAAATCTTGTCAGCCTGCTTGCCATACTCAGGCAAAGAGGTATTGCCATAAGGGATTTAAAACCTGATAATGTATTTGTTGTAGGAGATTTATCAATCAATCCCCATCTGCTTTCTTCTCCTGAAGAATATTCCATCGGCCTGATTGATTTTGAAACATCTGTTAATTTAAGACCTGAACCAGGACAGAAAATTGCACAGCCCATGCTTGCAGGCACACCTTCTTATGCAACTCCTTCCCATTTATTTAAAAATGAATTATTAAGCCAGGTATATGAAGATATTGCCCGTATATTGCATATTCAGGACTGGCAGGCAGTCAACAGCATGATATTTAATGTAATCACAGGAAACCGACTTACCAATGAAACAGGCAGATTAATCCCAGGCATAGCAAGAACCATAAAAAAAACCCCAAGACAGAGCATGGATAACCCTGATGTATATAATAGCTGCAACCAGGCTTTTTGGAACAAGGCAAATAACGAGTTCCAGGAAAAAATGCTCAGTTTTAAGCCTGTACTTCAAACAGCAAAAATTATTATCCCTGAAAATGCCAAATCAATGTTTAATGAAGAAGCCCTTATATTACAGAAGGCAATACATGAAAAGATTAAAAATATTGTCAAGTCCCAAAACCTGTTCAAGTCTCAAAAAAGCAGGAACGAGCTTTTAAATGCCTCATATAAAAAAATAAAACTTTATCATTTGAATTGGGAACAGGGAAAAAATATTCCAAAACTTAATCCTTTAATAAGAAAACAGGTTGTTATAATGTTTAATAATCTGAAAAATCTCAAGCATGAATATCTGCAGATTACAAATTTTATTAAATTGATTCAACATGAGAAAACTGTCTTATCTGCATATAATCTAATGTCTTTTATGTTCAATGTTGTTATGAGTGCAATGTATCAGGATTCATGGGAAATCAAGACGAAAAGCTTTGTAAAGACAAAAGATGTTAAAAAATCTCCTGATACAATAATTTCATCTGAGGAAAATATTGCAATAGAAAGTACCATAGCTTGAAACTGGATTATAAAATCCTGTTTCCATGCCCCCGCTAAAGACCTGTCATAACATTTCGGCAGGCTTTTGCAAAATCTTCAGGATAATGGCCGTTAATCCATCTAAGCTGGGCTTCGGTAAATGAACCCGGAGAATAAGGCATTTTGGGCAGAAAACAATATAAAAGTCTCTGGTCTTTAGAATTACAGTCAAAAGGTTTTGAGCATTCAATATGGGTTATCATTCTTGCGCCCATTTTTTCCAGGATCTTCACACCAAGAAGCATTGCCGTATCTAAAGATTTTCGCACATCCTTGTCTGTTTCAAGAATATTACCGGCATATGCCAGTGTCATAAGCTGGATTTCCCATTGAGATGTCTGGGCTTTTGGCACAAAAAGCATGACATTCTCATCTTTATAAATAACAAGATCAGATTCTTTGTTTTTATCTTTATCCACCCGGGTATTGTTTTTTATGGCTTTAATATAATTGTCAAAAAAATTTGTACCTGTCTTGTCTTTGTATAGTTTAACAAAATCTGCCGCAAGACCGCCAAATGAAAAAGGAGTAAAATATTCCCCGTCTTTGGAATTATCACAGGAAAATTGTGAAGGTATAAGGGCATACTGCTGATGAATCTGCTGATGAGAAGCATGAAGCCTATAACCGCTGGCAGCATAATCAAATCCAAAATTCCAGCCCCATAAAGTTGAATTAAAATCTGTTTTTTTATCAGCCAGGTTCTCAATAATCTCTATTCTAAGGTTTTCCAGTTCATCTTTGTCCAGGGTTTTGCGGGAATTATATTTTCTTCCAATTCCCATTTGCCGAGCAAGCCTGACATAGGTTCTTTGATAATAAAGATGGCGCATACCTTTAATATCAGAATAACTTAGATCCTCTGCCCTGTAACGGATTGCATCATTTGCCATATTTGCAGCATAATGACCCCAGGGAATATAACTATTGCGCCTGAGATATTCATAAACATGGCTTGACTTATCCCTGCTCCATTCCCCGACAATCTCACTTGCACCCTGAACACCGGGCCTTAAAACCATAACCTCCTTGTAATCATCAGGAAGAAATATATTATTAGCCAAAACCTCGCAGAGTGTATGATCTTTTATAACAGCCCGGGGATGTCCCTGGTTATCTTTCCTGAAAACAAGCCCTTTGGGCCGTCCGGTTTCAGGATCACGGACAAATTTGCAGCAATAGTCTGCAATCCTCGTTAAATCTTGGGGGTCTGTGGAGTTTGAAGCTAAAGTCAGAAGCAGGGGACCGGGAAGGCAGCAGAAAAAATCATTAAGTTTATCTTCTGTAAGTTCAGAGTCTGCCCAGTTTTTAAGCATCTCAGACATTGATAAGCAGGGTTTTTGAGGAAGGACAAAGCCGGACAGATTTTCAGAATTCCGGTCTGCCGCACTTTTAATTATATAAGTAGTACCCCGAAAAGGAAAAGCATTGGGAATTTCATAAATATGATCAGCATTTTCTTCTGTTACCATGCCTTCAGGAAAATTTATATTATTGGTACATAAAGCACCGTCTTCAAAATTTCCCAGTAAACAGACAGCATCATGCTCACGAAGGTTTTCAGCCTGGAAAGCTGGTTTATGCACACCAAAAATAAAGTGCCCTGACCTTGACACACAGGTTTTCAGATTCATCAATTTTTTCCTCCATTAAATATTCAAGCAGGCATGGGAATATTCAGCCTTGCATATACTGTTTTCATTATCAGTTCTTTTACCAGGGTTCCAAAGGGCGTGTCTTCTATTATTTTTTCAAATATTTCCTGGTTCTGCTCCATGAGCGAAATCAGTTTGTCTATGAACAATTCTTCAAAAGCATATTTAAAGGTATCAAGTTTATTTGCCTTTGCCTGGATTTTCAAGGTTTCATCTTCAACCATTATAGTTATTATCTGTTCAACAAACAAACTGTCAGCTTCTTCAAATTCAGTGCCAAAGCGCTTTCACGCCTGAGAGTTTTTTATCAACATTAATCCGCAAACCCGCTGCGCATTACATCCAGAGAGCCGCGCAAATCCATTTCTTTGCAGATCCTCTGGATAATCTTGGCTGGGATCAACCCACCCTCCACGCTGCTGCTGCCTTTTGTCCCAGCCATGCCTGGTAATCGTTCAAGTTTTGGAGGTTCCATTCTTTGTATTCAGCTATCTTTTGCGCCAATTTGAAAGGGCTTTTTTTGTAGAATTCTTTTTTCTGGTCAAAGCTGTATCTTTTTAATTCATCCTTTTTAAGCAGTATGACATTGCCTAACCTGTCCTGGATGTCGTTTACACCTGGTCCAAAATATTCATGCCAGTTTTGTTCAGGATTATAGGGGCAGATATGTTCCAGGGTTGTTTTTGTGTAATCTGTTTCATTTCCTGAATGTGATTCTATTTCAGATAATAAAAACCTGATTTTCATGGATGATCTGCGGCTTGGCATTTTATGGTATTCAAAGGCATTGGAAAATGTGTTGTCGTCAGGATAAAGTTTTTTAAATTCTTCACTGTTTTTTACATGGCTTGCCCTGGTATATTCTCCCTGGAAAATTTTTATTGCTATTTTGTTGTAAAGGCTTTCCTGCTCATTTGGTGAGTGGTGGCAGATTACATTGTATCGGATAGATAATACATACAGATATTTTGCCAGTTTGATAAATTCCTGGGCAGGCATTTTTTTAAAAGCAATCATCAGGACTGTAAAAGGCTGTTTTATATTGAACAGGCTGAAGCTTCCAAATATTTTTTTACAGGCCGGAAGTCTTGTTCCTGGTTTGCCCACCATTCATCATAGGGATTTAATAAAGATGCATAAATCGGGGCATAATATGACAGGGAGTTTAAATATTCATATGCTTTTCCAGGTGTTTGTGCCAGTTCCCTTACTGATTTAAAAAGGTGTTTTTTTGTTACCGACCGGGTTTGAAAATTGTGATGGTAGCGGATAAAGTCTGTAAAATTGGTTTCTCCCAGCTGGGACACGATTTCAGCCCAGGTTTCATCCAGATCATTTAAATCTTCATCCGGTACATTGTTATCTCTTGTTACAACAGAAAATATATAATTTTTCAATAAATCAGGGGTGGATAACTGCACGCCCCTGGCGTTTAAGGTTTCAAATACCTTGTATGCGTTTAACTCATCCTGAACCACAATTTTGGTAAAAACCATTCCCGAAGTCAGTTTTTCAATAAATTCTGCAATCCTGACACCTGTATCCCCCATGTTTTTTCCTGAAAAAAACTGGAAAGCCTTTTGCAGCAGTTTGTTTGTCTGGGTAAGACCGCGCCTGTTTGGTACTTCCAGGTTTGAGCAGATTGATTTAAAATGTGTGCCGTTATTCCGGTTTAAGGATAGTTTATTGTCAACTTTCAGGGAAATGGGGTTTTTCGAGCCGATAAACCGGTCAGTCAATACCTTCAGGCGTTCCTGGTTCTCCTGTTCTTCCATACCCTGCCTGACCAGGTTTTTTATCTGCTTCATAGCAGCCAGCACCACAAGGGACAGGGTTACAAGACGCTGCTGTCCGTCTATGATTTCAAAGTCATGCTGTCCCTTTCTTTGCAGCACAATATAACCCATATAGTGAAAATGTTCTTTTTCCAGGGTTTCAATATCAGCCCACAAATCCTCCCATTGCTCCTGCTCCCAGGTATAGTCCCGCTGAAATCTGGGAACCGTATATTTAACACTGTTGGAAATAAGCTCCTGAAAGGTCTGGTTTGTGGGTTCCATCAACATAATGGATAATGGATAATGGATAATGGATAATGGATAATTATTGTTTTGTGTTTTTGTTTTCATGGCGGTTTCTGGTTTTCTGTTTTGTGTTTTTTACTATTGTTACCAATATCTTCAGGAGTTCTTCTATATCGTTTTTTAATGAGTCGAATTGGTTTTTATTTAAATAATTTGTTTCATATAACAGCAGCAGCCAGTATTCTGTTTCATTTGCTTCTTTAAGTGCAATAGAAAATTTATGAATAAAATCAGCAGGGCTTTCTGCATGTTGTGCTTCACGAACAAGAGCGCCGATAGCAGTTCCACTTCTTAAAATCTGCTTTGATAAAACATATTCTTTTTTCTCAAAAACAAGATGTTTATTCAAATTAACAATACGAACAGCAAAATCAAAACTCTTATCCAAAATTAAATTATTTTTTCTCATTATCAATTATCAATTATCAATTATCAATTATCAATTATCAATTTACCAGTAACAACTTCCGAAATCAAGGCTGTTCGGTATTCCTTGAGAAGCTCGATCAATTTTTTTGTTTTTTGGGCTTTGGTGTTTATGCGGGTGGTTTCTTTTTGCAGATGAGTAACTATGTCTTTCTGTTCTTTTTTATTTGGTATAGGAACAGCAATATTACCTATATCATTTGATGAAATATTGGGTTGCTGCCCAGTCTTATCAATAAGACTATAAAATTTATTTAAAAATTGTTTGCATAATAA from the Desulfonema limicola genome contains:
- a CDS encoding DUF262 domain-containing protein — encoded protein: MKTKTQNNNYPLSIIHYPLSIMLMEPTNQTFQELISNSVKYTVPRFQRDYTWEQEQWEDLWADIETLEKEHFHYMGYIVLQRKGQHDFEIIDGQQRLVTLSLVVLAAMKQIKNLVRQGMEEQENQERLKVLTDRFIGSKNPISLKVDNKLSLNRNNGTHFKSICSNLEVPNRRGLTQTNKLLQKAFQFFSGKNMGDTGVRIAEFIEKLTSGMVFTKIVVQDELNAYKVFETLNARGVQLSTPDLLKNYIFSVVTRDNNVPDEDLNDLDETWAEIVSQLGETNFTDFIRYHHNFQTRSVTKKHLFKSVRELAQTPGKAYEYLNSLSYYAPIYASLLNPYDEWWANQEQDFRPVKKYLEASACSI
- a CDS encoding HNH endonuclease family protein, translated to MVGKPGTRLPACKKIFGSFSLFNIKQPFTVLMIAFKKMPAQEFIKLAKYLYVLSIRYNVICHHSPNEQESLYNKIAIKIFQGEYTRASHVKNSEEFKKLYPDDNTFSNAFEYHKMPSRRSSMKIRFLLSEIESHSGNETDYTKTTLEHICPYNPEQNWHEYFGPGVNDIQDRLGNVILLKKDELKRYSFDQKKEFYKKSPFKLAQKIAEYKEWNLQNLNDYQAWLGQKAAAAWRVG
- a CDS encoding four helix bundle protein — encoded protein: MRKNNLILDKSFDFAVRIVNLNKHLVFEKKEYVLSKQILRSGTAIGALVREAQHAESPADFIHKFSIALKEANETEYWLLLLYETNYLNKNQFDSLKNDIEELLKILVTIVKNTKQKTRNRHENKNTKQ